Proteins co-encoded in one Haloarcula sp. DT43 genomic window:
- a CDS encoding ribbon-helix-helix domain-containing protein produces MERVTLRIPKQQIEEVEQMVETGEYPNRSEAIRSAVREMLAEEGSEQASEKKRSWAKV; encoded by the coding sequence ATGGAGCGTGTGACACTACGGATTCCGAAGCAGCAGATCGAAGAGGTCGAACAGATGGTCGAGACGGGCGAGTACCCCAATCGGAGTGAAGCGATTCGCTCGGCGGTCCGGGAGATGCTCGCCGAGGAAGGCTCCGAGCAGGCCTCCGAGAAGAAGCGGTCCTGGGCCAAGGTGTAA
- the ftsZ gene encoding cell division protein FtsZ, with protein sequence MQDIVNEALERDEQEQKRMSDEDVDGFGDPRIVIVGCGGAGNNTVNRLYNIGVEGADTVAINTDKQHLKMIEADTKILVGKSLTNGLGAGGDPSMGERATEMAQGTIKEVLGDADLVFVTAGMGGGTGTGAAPVVSKIAKEQGAIVVGMVSTPFNVERARTVKAEEGLEKLRNEADSIIVLDNNRLLDYVPNLPIGKAFSVMDQIIAETVKGISETITQPSLINLDYADMTSIMNQGGVAVMLVGETQDKNKTEEVVKDAMNHPLLDVDYRGASGGLVHITGGPDLTLKEAEGIAQNITERLEANANVIWGARIQEEYKGKVRVMAIMTGVQSAQVLGPTTQKQANKSREAIQEVGDDTSFDASDNVESFDSPAPNSGSQNSGGRNAGYSETDGGQDQREKNNGLDVIRTNK encoded by the coding sequence ATGCAGGATATCGTCAACGAGGCCCTCGAACGCGACGAGCAGGAACAGAAGCGGATGTCCGACGAGGATGTCGACGGGTTCGGCGACCCGCGCATCGTCATCGTCGGCTGTGGCGGGGCCGGCAACAACACGGTCAACCGCCTGTACAACATCGGCGTCGAGGGCGCCGACACCGTGGCCATCAACACGGACAAGCAGCACCTCAAGATGATAGAGGCCGACACGAAGATTCTGGTCGGCAAGTCCCTCACCAACGGCCTCGGGGCCGGCGGTGACCCGTCGATGGGCGAGCGCGCCACGGAGATGGCACAGGGGACCATCAAGGAAGTACTGGGCGACGCCGACCTCGTGTTCGTCACCGCCGGCATGGGTGGCGGCACCGGGACCGGCGCGGCCCCCGTCGTCTCGAAGATTGCCAAGGAACAGGGCGCAATCGTCGTCGGCATGGTGTCGACGCCGTTCAACGTCGAGCGGGCGCGGACGGTCAAGGCCGAGGAAGGCTTAGAGAAGCTCCGCAACGAGGCGGACTCCATCATCGTCCTCGACAACAACCGCCTGCTCGACTACGTCCCGAACCTGCCCATCGGCAAGGCGTTCTCCGTGATGGACCAGATAATCGCCGAGACCGTCAAGGGCATCTCCGAGACCATCACCCAGCCGAGCCTCATCAACCTCGACTACGCCGACATGACGTCCATCATGAACCAGGGCGGCGTCGCGGTGATGCTCGTGGGTGAGACCCAGGACAAGAACAAGACCGAGGAGGTCGTCAAGGACGCGATGAACCACCCGCTGCTGGACGTGGACTACCGCGGCGCGAGCGGCGGTCTGGTCCACATCACCGGCGGCCCGGACCTCACGCTGAAGGAGGCCGAGGGCATCGCCCAGAACATCACCGAGCGCCTGGAGGCCAACGCCAACGTCATCTGGGGCGCGCGCATCCAGGAAGAGTACAAGGGCAAGGTGCGGGTCATGGCCATCATGACCGGCGTCCAGTCGGCCCAGGTGCTCGGCCCGACGACCCAGAAGCAGGCCAACAAGTCCCGCGAGGCGATTCAGGAAGTCGGCGACGACACCTCCTTCGACGCCTCCGACAACGTCGAGAGCTTCGACAGCCCCGCCCCGAACAGCGGGAGTCAGAACAGCGGCGGTCGCAACGCCGGCTACAGCGAGACCGACGGCGGGCAGGACCAGCGCGAGAAGAACAACGGACTCGACGTCATCCGGACGAACAAGTAA
- the ncsA gene encoding tRNA 2-thiolation protein NcsA, which yields MECDKCGENAVLHAAYSGLHLCESHLCRAVTKRVRRRIREDGLVPDDATVEDPETWVIGLSGGKDSVVLTQILHDTFAEDPRIELVALSIHEGIEGYRDASLDACEELTDDLGIRHVTVSYAEEFGVQMDDVVEDDPEGMAACAYCGVFRRDLLSKYAEELDADKLLTGHNLDDEAETALMNFLEGDVEQIAKHFEASLGPFDDGDASTERTRDAQDHHIPRAKPLRDIPEKEVALYARFEDLPAHITECPHADEAYRGEIQELMLGLEENHPGTRHSIMAGYEKLAALAADTYGGENGDTDYGECENCGAPTARDLCRKCNLLDALEAV from the coding sequence ATGGAGTGCGACAAATGCGGCGAGAACGCGGTGTTACACGCGGCCTATTCCGGGCTCCACCTCTGTGAGTCACACCTCTGCCGAGCGGTCACGAAGCGGGTCCGGCGTCGCATCCGCGAGGACGGTCTCGTGCCAGACGACGCCACGGTCGAGGACCCCGAGACGTGGGTCATCGGGCTCTCCGGCGGCAAGGACAGCGTCGTCCTCACGCAGATTCTCCACGACACCTTCGCCGAGGACCCCCGCATCGAACTCGTCGCGCTCTCGATTCACGAGGGTATCGAGGGCTACCGCGACGCGAGCCTGGATGCCTGCGAGGAGCTGACCGACGACCTGGGCATCCGCCACGTGACCGTCTCCTACGCCGAGGAGTTCGGCGTCCAGATGGACGACGTGGTCGAGGACGACCCGGAGGGGATGGCCGCCTGCGCCTACTGTGGCGTGTTCCGCCGCGACCTCCTCTCGAAGTACGCCGAGGAACTCGACGCGGACAAGCTGCTGACCGGCCACAACCTCGACGACGAGGCCGAGACGGCGCTGATGAACTTCCTCGAGGGCGACGTGGAACAGATAGCCAAGCACTTCGAGGCGTCGCTGGGCCCGTTCGACGACGGCGACGCGTCGACCGAGCGCACCCGCGACGCGCAGGACCACCACATCCCCCGGGCGAAGCCGCTCCGTGACATCCCGGAGAAAGAGGTCGCGCTGTACGCCCGCTTCGAGGACCTGCCGGCACACATCACCGAATGCCCCCACGCAGACGAGGCCTACCGCGGCGAGATACAGGAGCTCATGCTCGGCCTGGAGGAGAACCACCCCGGAACCCGCCACTCGATTATGGCCGGCTACGAGAAGCTCGCGGCGCTGGCCGCCGACACCTACGGCGGCGAGAACGGCGACACCGACTACGGCGAGTGCGAGAACTGCGGCGCGCCGACGGCGCGGGACCTCTGTCGGAAGTGCAATCTGCTGGACGCGCTGGAAGCGGTCTGA
- a CDS encoding CopG family transcriptional regulator gives MSKITFRADDDLIDQLEAFDASKSEVMREALREYLGDASPSATESPSAASVPDSDAETIDELIEERVDSIIADRLGARRPRSQPQDVNVNISLDGSHTEAASAETERGRAAERSGSAESGQPRGDNQAPGTDGRKTEAETEDRADVEQRKTCAQCGENLGSDHVYCPNCGEKASRRVFCDCGDELRSDWGFCPGCGRRTPAADVLDQT, from the coding sequence ATGAGTAAGATAACGTTCCGCGCTGACGACGACCTCATCGACCAACTGGAGGCGTTCGACGCCTCGAAGAGCGAGGTCATGCGCGAGGCGCTCCGGGAGTATCTCGGGGACGCGTCACCGTCAGCCACGGAATCGCCGTCGGCCGCGTCGGTGCCGGACTCCGACGCCGAGACCATCGACGAACTCATCGAAGAGCGTGTCGACAGCATCATCGCCGACCGGCTGGGGGCGCGACGCCCGCGCTCGCAGCCCCAGGACGTCAACGTAAACATCTCGTTAGACGGCAGTCACACAGAGGCCGCGAGCGCCGAAACCGAGCGAGGGCGCGCCGCTGAGCGGAGCGGGAGTGCAGAAAGCGGACAACCCCGCGGCGACAACCAAGCACCCGGGACGGACGGGCGTAAGACAGAGGCCGAGACAGAGGACCGGGCCGACGTGGAACAACGTAAGACGTGCGCGCAATGTGGCGAAAACCTGGGTTCTGACCACGTTTACTGCCCGAACTGCGGTGAGAAGGCGTCCCGCAGAGTGTTCTGCGATTGCGGCGACGAGCTCCGGTCGGACTGGGGTTTCTGTCCGGGCTGTGGGCGGCGGACCCCCGCGGCGGACGTACTCGACCAGACCTGA
- a CDS encoding helix-turn-helix domain-containing protein, translating into MPTIVSGTVPASDLALNHSLEQLPELQFEIERIVTSGDDALMPMLWVRGSQREDIERTLGADPTVDNVELLGDFEDEWLFRMEWVDHVDLIVQMLTNSEATILDAVGQGTAWKLRVLYPRRSLFSKTHDFCAEHNLAFDVSSIRELDEDPAGRYGLTSAQYEILAEASDRGYFQVPREVSLAELADELGITHQAASERLRRATDALVEDALFVDFDGFD; encoded by the coding sequence ATGCCCACCATCGTCTCCGGGACGGTTCCCGCCAGCGACCTCGCGCTCAACCATTCCCTGGAGCAGCTACCGGAACTGCAGTTCGAAATCGAGCGAATCGTCACGAGCGGTGACGACGCGCTCATGCCGATGCTGTGGGTCCGCGGGAGTCAGCGCGAGGACATCGAGCGGACACTCGGAGCCGACCCCACCGTCGACAACGTCGAACTGCTGGGCGACTTCGAGGACGAGTGGCTGTTCAGGATGGAGTGGGTCGACCACGTCGACCTCATCGTCCAGATGCTCACCAACTCGGAGGCGACGATTCTCGACGCCGTGGGCCAGGGGACCGCCTGGAAACTGCGCGTGCTGTATCCGCGCCGGTCGCTGTTCTCCAAGACCCACGACTTCTGTGCGGAACACAACCTCGCGTTCGATGTGTCGTCGATACGGGAACTCGACGAAGACCCCGCGGGCCGCTACGGGCTCACGTCCGCACAGTACGAAATCCTCGCCGAGGCGTCCGACCGCGGCTACTTCCAGGTCCCCCGCGAGGTGAGCCTGGCGGAACTCGCGGACGAACTGGGCATCACGCACCAGGCCGCTTCAGAACGGCTCAGGCGCGCGACCGACGCCCTCGTCGAGGACGCGCTGTTCGTCGACTTCGACGGCTTCGACTGA
- a CDS encoding acyl-CoA dehydrogenase family protein: protein MIDYFGLGDDLGEEERLVRDTARDFVENEVKPEVGQHWLDGTFPTEIIAEMGDLGFYAPNLDGYGLPGVSETAYGLLMQELEAGDSGLRSMASVQGALVMYPIHAYGSDAQKEEWLPALGSGERVGCFGLTEPEHGSDPSAMETTAERDADGYVLNGSKTWITNAPISDLALVWAKVTSADDDPVQGFLVETDRDGVTTTEIDGKLSLRASITGEIRLQNVRVPEANVLPGVEGMKGPLSCLTQARYGIAWGTVGAAMDCFETALEYATDREQFGHPIAGYQLQQEKLAEMATQISLGQLLAHRLADLKERGDLRPEQVSMAKRNNARMAREQSRVAREMLGGNGITADYSPMRHLTNLETVYTYEGTHDIHSLIVGHDLTGIPAFE from the coding sequence ATGATTGATTACTTCGGCCTCGGGGACGACCTCGGCGAGGAAGAGCGGCTGGTCCGTGACACGGCCCGCGACTTCGTCGAGAACGAGGTCAAGCCGGAGGTCGGACAGCACTGGCTTGACGGCACGTTCCCGACGGAAATCATCGCCGAGATGGGCGACCTCGGCTTCTACGCCCCGAACCTCGACGGGTACGGACTGCCGGGCGTCAGCGAGACGGCGTACGGCCTCCTGATGCAGGAACTGGAGGCCGGCGACAGCGGCCTGCGCTCGATGGCCAGCGTCCAGGGCGCGCTCGTCATGTACCCGATTCACGCCTACGGCAGCGACGCCCAGAAGGAGGAGTGGCTGCCGGCGCTCGGCAGCGGCGAGCGGGTGGGCTGTTTCGGCCTGACGGAACCGGAACACGGGTCGGACCCGTCGGCGATGGAGACGACGGCCGAGCGCGACGCCGACGGCTACGTCCTGAACGGCTCGAAGACCTGGATTACGAACGCGCCCATCAGCGACCTCGCGCTGGTCTGGGCGAAGGTCACGTCGGCCGACGACGACCCCGTCCAGGGCTTCCTGGTCGAGACCGACCGCGACGGCGTCACGACGACCGAAATCGACGGGAAGCTCTCGCTGCGTGCGTCGATTACGGGCGAGATACGCCTCCAGAACGTTCGCGTCCCCGAGGCGAACGTCCTGCCGGGCGTCGAGGGGATGAAGGGGCCGCTGTCCTGTCTCACGCAGGCCCGCTACGGCATCGCCTGGGGGACGGTCGGGGCCGCGATGGACTGTTTCGAGACCGCGCTGGAGTACGCCACCGACCGCGAGCAGTTCGGGCACCCCATCGCCGGCTACCAGCTCCAGCAGGAGAAGCTCGCGGAGATGGCGACGCAGATATCGCTGGGTCAGTTGCTCGCTCACCGACTCGCCGACCTGAAGGAGCGCGGCGACCTCCGCCCGGAGCAGGTGTCGATGGCCAAACGCAACAACGCGCGGATGGCCCGCGAGCAGTCGCGCGTGGCCCGCGAGATGCTCGGTGGCAACGGTATCACGGCAGATTACTCCCCGATGCGTCACCTGACGAACCTCGAAACCGTGTATACCTACGAAGGAACCCACGACATCCACTCGCTCATCGTCGGGCATGACCTGACCGGCATCCCGGCGTTCGAGTAG
- a CDS encoding aldo/keto reductase: MNRRQLGTTGYDVTDVGLGTWNIGGDWGDVSEEEGRETVRTALDAGIDFVDTADVYGDGFSEQRIAEVLDERGVRDEVTVATKAGRRLDPHTADRYNYDNLSEHVDRSREYLGVDSLELLQLHCPPTDAYYQPETFDALARLRDEGKVDHYGVSVERVEEALKAIEYPGVETVQIIFNMFRQRPVELFFEEAKRRDVGVIVRVPLASGLLTGNLSRDMEFPENDHRNFNIEGEAFDRGETFAGLPVDAGFDAVDELRDHVPERMTMAQMALRWILDHDAVSTVIPGSTNPDHVQDNAAVSEMAPLSNQVHGAVRDIYEEHVFDAVHHRW; the protein is encoded by the coding sequence GTGAACCGACGACAGTTAGGTACGACGGGGTACGACGTGACAGATGTCGGACTGGGCACCTGGAACATCGGCGGCGACTGGGGCGACGTCTCCGAAGAGGAGGGCCGGGAGACGGTCCGGACCGCGCTCGACGCGGGCATCGACTTCGTCGACACCGCCGACGTGTACGGCGACGGCTTCAGCGAGCAGCGCATCGCCGAGGTACTCGACGAGCGCGGGGTCCGCGACGAGGTGACCGTCGCGACGAAGGCCGGCCGCCGGCTCGACCCGCACACCGCCGACCGCTACAACTACGACAACCTCTCGGAGCACGTCGACCGCTCGCGGGAGTACCTCGGGGTCGACTCGCTCGAACTCCTGCAACTGCACTGCCCGCCGACGGACGCCTACTACCAGCCCGAGACCTTCGACGCGCTGGCGCGGCTGCGAGACGAGGGGAAGGTCGACCACTACGGCGTCAGCGTCGAGCGGGTCGAAGAGGCGCTGAAAGCCATCGAGTACCCGGGCGTCGAGACGGTCCAGATAATCTTCAACATGTTCCGCCAGCGGCCCGTGGAGCTGTTCTTCGAGGAGGCAAAGCGCCGCGACGTCGGCGTCATCGTTCGCGTCCCGCTGGCCTCCGGGCTCCTGACCGGCAACCTCTCGCGGGACATGGAGTTCCCCGAGAACGACCACCGGAACTTCAACATCGAGGGAGAGGCCTTCGACCGTGGCGAGACCTTCGCCGGTCTCCCGGTCGACGCGGGCTTCGACGCCGTCGACGAACTCCGCGACCACGTCCCCGAGCGGATGACGATGGCCCAGATGGCGCTGCGCTGGATTCTGGACCACGACGCGGTGTCGACGGTCATCCCCGGCTCGACCAATCCGGACCACGTCCAGGACAACGCGGCGGTCAGCGAGATGGCCCCGCTGTCGAACCAGGTCCACGGTGCGGTGCGTGACATCTACGAGGAGCACGTCTTCGACGCGGTCCACCATCGCTGGTAA
- a CDS encoding nickel pincer cofactor-dependent isomerase, group 22: protein MDFPDRGDVDHLIDPQPLPDFARVRYEPETDAVADPPAAARTELDRLDFDGLEPGATVAVAVGSRGIHRIDDVADAVVAAIRDRGFEPVVVPAMGSHGGATSEGQREVLESLGITESRLDADIDARMDTEQVDTVTVGDTAMPVHVSTAARAADAVVVLNRVKPHTNYSGRVESGLTKMAVVGLGKQRGAKAFHSTAIEAGYAETLDAALPVVEAALPLVGGVALVENFHEETAHIEAIPAGSFTDREPALLERAYDELATLPVDDIDLLVVDELGKDVSGAGMDTNVVGRYRVLNAPDPDEPAINLLYARGLTDATKGNGIGIGLADVTRKAAVDQLDLRKTYANALTSGSTAKAKLPLVAPDDEFAVRTALSALGGYDPETVRIVWIRNTQDLSTLRVSEPLVEALPTAATVTDRVSLSFADGTASFTRD, encoded by the coding sequence ATGGACTTCCCCGACCGAGGCGACGTGGACCACCTCATCGACCCACAGCCGCTGCCGGACTTCGCCCGCGTCCGCTACGAACCGGAGACCGACGCCGTAGCGGACCCGCCGGCCGCGGCCCGAACAGAACTCGACCGGCTCGACTTCGACGGGCTGGAGCCGGGTGCGACCGTCGCCGTCGCCGTCGGCAGCCGCGGCATCCACCGCATCGACGACGTCGCCGACGCCGTCGTCGCGGCGATACGTGACCGGGGGTTCGAGCCCGTCGTCGTCCCGGCGATGGGGAGCCACGGTGGAGCGACGTCCGAGGGCCAGCGCGAGGTTCTGGAGAGTCTCGGCATCACGGAGTCGCGGCTCGACGCCGACATCGACGCCCGGATGGACACCGAGCAGGTCGACACCGTCACGGTCGGCGATACGGCGATGCCGGTCCACGTCTCGACGGCGGCGCGGGCGGCCGACGCCGTGGTCGTCCTGAACCGGGTGAAGCCACACACCAACTACAGCGGCCGCGTCGAGAGCGGCCTGACGAAGATGGCCGTCGTCGGGCTGGGCAAGCAACGCGGCGCGAAGGCGTTCCACTCGACCGCTATCGAGGCGGGCTACGCCGAGACGCTCGACGCCGCCCTCCCGGTCGTCGAAGCGGCCCTGCCGCTGGTCGGCGGCGTGGCGCTGGTCGAGAACTTCCACGAGGAGACGGCCCACATCGAGGCGATTCCGGCGGGGTCGTTCACCGACCGCGAGCCCGCCCTGCTGGAGCGGGCCTACGACGAGCTGGCGACGCTCCCGGTCGACGACATCGACCTGCTCGTCGTCGACGAACTCGGCAAAGACGTCTCCGGCGCGGGGATGGACACCAACGTCGTCGGCCGCTACCGCGTCCTCAACGCCCCGGACCCGGACGAGCCGGCCATCAATCTGCTGTACGCCCGTGGACTCACAGACGCCACGAAGGGCAACGGCATCGGTATCGGGCTGGCGGACGTCACCCGGAAAGCCGCTGTCGACCAGCTGGACCTGCGGAAGACGTACGCGAACGCGCTCACGAGCGGGTCGACGGCGAAGGCGAAGCTCCCGCTCGTCGCGCCGGACGACGAGTTCGCCGTCCGGACGGCGCTGTCGGCCCTCGGCGGGTACGACCCCGAGACCGTCCGCATCGTCTGGATTCGGAACACGCAGGACCTCTCGACGCTCCGCGTCTCCGAGCCGCTCGTCGAGGCCCTGCCGACCGCCGCCACCGTCACCGACCGGGTGTCACTCTCCTTCGCCGACGGCACGGCGTCGTTCACGCGCGATTGA
- a CDS encoding four-helix bundle copper-binding protein — MSQPLTEATHLSERERECLDLCRQAVEVCEWCADECAGRDGMTECVRRCRDVTDVASLHCKLLARGSPHREALAGLCATVCRECAEECRQHDHDHCRACAKVLAECAEACEAMVK, encoded by the coding sequence ATGTCACAACCCCTCACCGAGGCGACGCATCTGAGTGAGCGCGAACGCGAGTGCCTGGACCTGTGTCGGCAAGCAGTCGAAGTGTGCGAGTGGTGTGCCGACGAGTGTGCGGGACGCGACGGCATGACCGAATGTGTCCGCCGCTGCCGTGACGTGACGGACGTCGCATCGCTTCACTGCAAACTCCTCGCACGCGGGTCCCCTCACCGGGAGGCGCTGGCCGGACTCTGTGCGACGGTCTGTCGGGAGTGTGCCGAGGAGTGTCGACAGCACGACCACGACCACTGCCGGGCCTGTGCGAAGGTCCTGGCGGAGTGTGCCGAGGCCTGTGAAGCGATGGTCAAGTAG
- a CDS encoding PRC-barrel domain containing protein has protein sequence MSTIQLTDDDIGKTVVTSTGDEVGIVSGYRYGTAYVDPDPNLKTTLVTKLGWEDTDDDGYPLQTEAVATITDEQIRLSSDL, from the coding sequence ATGTCTACTATCCAACTGACCGACGACGACATCGGCAAGACGGTCGTCACGAGCACCGGCGACGAGGTCGGCATCGTCAGCGGGTACCGGTACGGTACCGCCTACGTCGACCCCGACCCCAACCTGAAAACGACGCTCGTGACGAAACTCGGCTGGGAGGACACCGACGACGACGGCTATCCGCTCCAGACCGAGGCCGTCGCCACGATTACCGACGAACAGATACGACTCAGCTCGGACCTGTAG
- a CDS encoding DUF7095 family protein, translating to MSLDRPEAVERVEEIVATVESETMPVPVREVWVYGDAALGLDPVERLDVYVTKDILFKDAPERAEEFQRSHGVDGVGKTVRAAWADEYPEYIRANANGHAAPEKCLAAHLLDDDEPVHLEVCNASFEDNVTQRLKGATMRDDYEQILDPRGACLWLDGERSAEAFRKLRDNEFVFPTLSQSLSMLGLDDDEAGEAAEAVKEYRKRQEGATVRGDVV from the coding sequence ATGAGTCTGGACCGTCCGGAGGCAGTCGAGCGGGTCGAGGAAATCGTCGCCACGGTCGAGTCGGAGACGATGCCGGTCCCGGTCCGGGAGGTGTGGGTGTACGGCGACGCCGCACTCGGGCTGGACCCGGTCGAACGGCTGGACGTCTACGTCACCAAGGACATCCTGTTCAAGGACGCCCCGGAGCGCGCCGAGGAGTTCCAGCGCAGTCACGGCGTCGACGGCGTCGGCAAGACCGTCCGGGCCGCGTGGGCCGACGAGTATCCCGAGTACATCCGGGCGAACGCCAACGGCCACGCCGCGCCCGAGAAGTGTCTGGCCGCCCACCTCCTGGACGACGACGAGCCGGTCCACCTGGAGGTGTGTAACGCCTCCTTCGAGGACAACGTCACCCAGCGGCTCAAGGGAGCGACGATGCGAGACGACTACGAGCAGATACTGGACCCGCGCGGGGCCTGCCTGTGGCTCGACGGCGAGCGCTCGGCCGAGGCCTTCCGGAAGCTCCGGGACAACGAGTTCGTCTTCCCGACGCTGTCGCAGTCGCTGTCGATGCTCGGGCTGGACGACGACGAGGCGGGCGAGGCCGCCGAGGCGGTCAAGGAGTACCGGAAACGGCAGGAAGGGGCGACGGTCCGCGGCGACGTGGTCTGA
- a CDS encoding pyridoxal-phosphate-dependent aminotransferase family protein, whose protein sequence is MDEPPAVGELTTPDRTLMGPGPSDVHPRVLRAMSTPLVGHLDPSFVEIMDEVQELLRYTFRTDNKWTIPVSGTGSAAMEAAIGNVVEPGDTMLVPTNGYFGDRMASMAERAGGEVVTVDAPWGRPLDPAAVEAAFDEHSPDVFGFVHAETSTGVLQPSVPELTDIAHANDALVVADTVTSLGGVELRVDEWDIDVAYAGPQKCLSCPPGASPLTLNDDAMDKVLAREEDPRSWYLDLSLLEGYWGEERAYHHTAPITNVYALREALRLVAEEGIENRWDRHLRVASALKAGVEGMGLEMNAPEEFWLPSLNTVRVPDGVDDDAVIQHLLDEYDLEIASGLGALEGDVWRIGCMGHSARRKNVSYLLAALGNALGEQGAAVDANAGLAAMSERF, encoded by the coding sequence ATGGACGAGCCACCTGCTGTCGGTGAGTTGACAACGCCGGACCGAACACTGATGGGTCCCGGCCCGAGCGACGTGCACCCGCGCGTACTCAGGGCGATGAGCACGCCGCTGGTCGGCCACCTCGACCCCTCGTTCGTCGAAATCATGGACGAGGTCCAGGAGTTGCTGCGGTACACGTTCCGAACGGACAACAAGTGGACGATTCCGGTCTCCGGAACCGGCTCCGCGGCGATGGAGGCGGCCATCGGGAACGTCGTCGAGCCGGGCGATACGATGCTCGTTCCGACCAACGGCTACTTCGGCGACCGGATGGCGAGCATGGCCGAGCGGGCGGGCGGCGAGGTCGTCACCGTCGACGCACCGTGGGGTCGGCCGCTGGACCCCGCCGCGGTCGAAGCCGCCTTCGACGAACACAGCCCGGACGTGTTCGGGTTCGTCCACGCCGAGACCAGCACCGGCGTCCTCCAGCCGTCGGTGCCCGAACTGACCGACATCGCCCACGCGAACGACGCGCTGGTCGTCGCCGACACCGTGACCTCGCTGGGCGGCGTCGAACTCCGCGTCGACGAGTGGGACATCGACGTGGCCTACGCCGGCCCCCAGAAGTGCCTCTCCTGTCCGCCGGGCGCGAGCCCGCTGACCCTCAACGACGACGCGATGGACAAGGTCCTCGCGCGCGAGGAGGACCCCCGGTCGTGGTACCTCGACCTCTCCCTGCTGGAGGGGTACTGGGGCGAGGAGCGGGCCTACCACCACACGGCCCCGATTACGAACGTGTACGCGCTCCGTGAGGCGCTCCGACTCGTCGCCGAGGAAGGCATCGAGAACCGCTGGGACCGGCACCTGCGCGTCGCTAGTGCGCTGAAAGCCGGCGTCGAAGGGATGGGACTGGAGATGAACGCCCCCGAGGAGTTCTGGCTCCCGAGCCTGAACACCGTCCGCGTCCCCGACGGCGTCGACGACGACGCGGTCATCCAGCACCTGCTGGACGAGTACGACCTCGAAATCGCCAGCGGCCTGGGCGCGCTGGAGGGCGACGTCTGGCGTATCGGCTGCATGGGCCACTCCGCGCGCCGCAAGAACGTCAGCTACCTGCTCGCGGCGCTTGGCAACGCGCTCGGTGAGCAGGGCGCGGCCGTCGACGCGAACGCCGGGCTGGCGGCGATGAGCGAACGGTTCTGA